A genomic window from Methanobacterium sp. BRmetb2 includes:
- a CDS encoding deoxyribonuclease: MFESSYNKQQNYSTPVNVGEEYDVKIEDEGRDGDGIARIEGFVVFVSGAKVGDEVKIRINSARRKFAFAEIVE; the protein is encoded by the coding sequence TTGTTTGAAAGTAGTTACAACAAACAACAGAACTATTCAACTCCTGTGAATGTGGGAGAAGAATATGATGTTAAAATTGAAGATGAAGGTAGAGATGGTGACGGAATCGCCCGTATAGAAGGCTTTGTGGTATTTGTATCAGGAGCTAAAGTCGGTGATGAAGTTAAAATAAGAATTAACTCTGCCCGAAGAAAATTCGCTTTTGCTGAAATAGTCGAATAA
- a CDS encoding potassium transporter TrkA has product MYVVIMGGGRVGLNLASFLISDGHDVTLIENDDSLCGNAAVELDALVICGNGTDTKTLEEANIKDADVFVAATGNDEANLLSCILVREYKIPKIIARVSNPDHEEAFRKVGIDDVISPELTAAGYLEKLITRPKVADLIVLGKGDAEILDIPVENKKVIGKRIGEISPSEDYIIVALYNNGEITIPHSDMTLEKGNKISVLVKTKSVKKITKLFTQ; this is encoded by the coding sequence ATGTATGTAGTAATCATGGGTGGAGGAAGAGTTGGACTTAACTTAGCATCATTTCTTATTTCAGACGGACACGATGTTACACTTATTGAAAACGATGACAGTTTATGTGGAAATGCAGCAGTTGAACTAGATGCACTGGTTATATGCGGTAATGGAACTGATACCAAAACTTTGGAAGAAGCAAATATAAAAGATGCTGATGTTTTCGTTGCCGCAACAGGTAACGATGAAGCTAACCTTCTATCGTGTATACTGGTAAGAGAATACAAAATACCCAAAATAATAGCCCGTGTAAGCAATCCCGACCATGAGGAAGCCTTCAGAAAGGTGGGTATTGACGATGTTATAAGTCCAGAACTGACAGCTGCAGGATACTTAGAAAAACTTATAACAAGACCAAAAGTCGCTGATCTTATTGTATTGGGAAAAGGAGATGCCGAAATACTGGATATTCCTGTTGAGAACAAAAAGGTAATTGGAAAAAGAATTGGAGAAATAAGTCCCTCCGAAGATTACATTATTGTGGCATTGTACAATAACGGTGAAATAACCATTCCCCATTCAGACATGACCTTGGAGAAGGGAAATAAAATTTCAGTTCTGGTCAAAACTAAGAGTGTAAAAAAAATTACAAAATTATTCACCCAATAA
- a CDS encoding YfcE family phosphodiesterase has product MIGIIADTHDNLKAIHQAVDFFNQKNVDLVIHAGDLIAPFTVNEFSRLKTNFLAVFGNNDGERDGLKKAYQNLCFLEDFKEINIENKRFGIIHGTNESIVDALTKSGKYDVIIRGHTHKLNIKEGETLVINPGEACGYVTGEKTLVLLDSETLNHEVVKL; this is encoded by the coding sequence ATGATAGGAATTATAGCTGACACCCATGATAATCTGAAAGCTATACATCAGGCAGTGGATTTTTTTAACCAAAAAAATGTAGATCTGGTGATACATGCTGGGGACTTAATAGCACCATTCACAGTAAATGAATTTTCCCGGTTAAAAACCAATTTTTTAGCAGTTTTTGGTAATAACGATGGAGAAAGAGACGGACTAAAAAAAGCGTACCAAAATTTGTGCTTTTTAGAAGACTTCAAGGAAATAAACATTGAAAATAAAAGATTTGGCATTATCCATGGAACTAACGAGTCAATAGTGGATGCATTGACAAAAAGTGGGAAATATGATGTGATTATTCGTGGGCATACACACAAATTGAATATCAAGGAAGGCGAAACTCTTGTAATTAACCCGGGAGAAGCTTGTGGATATGTCACTGGTGAGAAAACACTGGTTTTACTTGACTCTGAAACTTTAAATCACGAAGTAGTTAAATTATAA
- the fhcD gene encoding formylmethanofuran--tetrahydromethanopterin N-formyltransferase, which produces MEINGVEIEDTFAEAFGIQVSRLLVTAATKKLAKIAATEATGYGTSVIGCPAEAGIDCYVPPEETPDGRPGYIIMICNMNKDKLDHELLERVGMCILTAATTAVFDNMDNADEKFKTGVKLKYFGDGYEKKLEVDGRTVYSIPLMSGDFLVEGELGIKNGVAGGNFFILAENQAAGLLAAEAAVDAIASISGTITPFPGGVVASGSKVGSNKYKFLGASTNEKMCVTLKDEVEDTQIPVDVNGVYEIVIDGLDEKSVRDAMKAGIESAVKVPGVLRISAGNFGGNLGAYQLKLHDLF; this is translated from the coding sequence ATGGAAATAAACGGAGTGGAAATAGAAGATACTTTTGCAGAAGCGTTTGGTATACAGGTATCCCGATTGCTTGTAACTGCAGCAACAAAAAAACTAGCTAAAATAGCAGCAACCGAAGCAACAGGATATGGAACTTCAGTTATTGGATGTCCGGCAGAAGCGGGAATTGATTGTTATGTTCCTCCAGAGGAAACCCCTGACGGACGGCCAGGTTACATTATAATGATCTGCAATATGAACAAGGATAAACTGGACCACGAACTGTTAGAAAGAGTGGGAATGTGCATATTAACTGCAGCAACAACTGCTGTTTTTGATAATATGGATAATGCAGATGAAAAATTTAAAACCGGAGTAAAATTAAAGTATTTCGGTGACGGTTATGAGAAAAAACTTGAAGTAGATGGAAGAACTGTTTATTCCATCCCACTTATGTCTGGTGATTTCTTGGTTGAAGGTGAATTAGGAATTAAAAATGGAGTTGCTGGGGGTAACTTTTTCATATTAGCCGAAAACCAAGCTGCAGGTCTATTAGCTGCGGAAGCTGCTGTTGATGCAATAGCTAGTATATCTGGAACAATCACACCGTTCCCGGGAGGAGTTGTTGCTTCCGGTTCTAAAGTAGGATCAAATAAATACAAGTTTTTAGGTGCTTCCACCAATGAAAAAATGTGTGTAACTCTAAAAGACGAAGTTGAAGATACTCAAATTCCTGTTGATGTAAACGGTGTTTACGAAATAGTAATTGATGGATTAGATGAAAAGTCTGTAAGAGATGCTATGAAAGCAGGTATAGAATCTGCAGTAAAAGTACCAGGTGTTTTAAGAATAAGTGCCGGAAATTTCGGCGGTAATTTGGGTGCTTACCAATTAAAACTGCACGATCTATTCTAA